One Mycolicibacterium crocinum DNA window includes the following coding sequences:
- a CDS encoding EthD domain-containing protein, with product MEKVIVTLRTATADDEWAEQLRGPVAQELLGLGLPGLTVNVRDRDVRDSMMTLTVLDPPVQALISVWTQQYYGDQMLMALELLGHYAEEIAAYLVTESAPLPPPSTPPGQRSPGLANMALLRRPADMDEATWLARWHGNHTPVAIATQSTFTYVQNYVVRALTEDAPVINAIVEEHFPMEAVSSLHAFFGAADDADLQSRMEQMVSSTAAFGANVNIDAVPTSRYLFRSPFVAEQS from the coding sequence ATGGAGAAGGTGATTGTCACGCTGCGCACCGCCACCGCCGACGACGAGTGGGCCGAGCAGTTGCGCGGGCCGGTGGCCCAGGAGCTGCTCGGGTTGGGTCTGCCGGGGCTGACGGTCAACGTCCGCGACCGTGACGTCCGCGATTCGATGATGACGTTGACCGTGCTGGATCCGCCGGTCCAGGCGCTAATCAGTGTGTGGACTCAGCAGTATTACGGCGACCAGATGCTGATGGCGCTCGAGTTGCTCGGCCACTACGCCGAGGAGATCGCCGCCTACCTCGTCACGGAGTCTGCTCCCTTGCCGCCCCCGTCGACGCCACCCGGGCAACGGTCGCCGGGACTGGCCAACATGGCGCTGCTGCGGCGGCCGGCCGACATGGACGAGGCCACCTGGCTGGCTCGCTGGCACGGCAACCACACACCGGTGGCGATCGCCACTCAATCGACGTTCACCTACGTCCAGAACTACGTGGTGCGCGCGCTCACCGAGGACGCCCCGGTGATCAATGCGATCGTCGAGGAGCATTTCCCCATGGAGGCGGTGAGCAGCCTGCACGCGTTCTTCGGCGCCGCCGACGATGCCGACCTCCAGAGTCGTATGGAGCAAATGGTCTCCAGCACAGCGGCTTTCGGGGCCAACGTCAACATCGACGCGGTGCCCACCAGCCGCTACCTCTTTCGCAGCCCGTTCGTGGCCGAGCAGTCATGA
- the bfr gene encoding bacterioferritin: MQGDPEVLRLLNEQLTSELTAINQYFLHSKMQDNWGFTELAKHTRDESFDEMRHAEAITDRILLLDGLPNYQRLGSLRVGQTLREQFESDLAIEYEVVGRLKPAIILCREKLDSTTANLFEEIVADEEHHIDYLETQLELMDKLGVELYSAQCVSRPPK, translated from the coding sequence ATGCAAGGTGATCCGGAAGTTCTGCGCCTGCTCAACGAGCAGCTGACCAGCGAACTGACCGCCATCAATCAGTACTTCCTGCATTCCAAGATGCAGGACAACTGGGGCTTCACCGAGCTCGCCAAGCACACCCGGGACGAATCCTTCGACGAGATGCGCCATGCCGAGGCCATCACCGATCGGATCCTGCTCCTCGACGGCCTGCCCAACTACCAGCGGCTCGGCTCGCTTCGCGTCGGGCAGACCCTGCGCGAGCAGTTCGAGAGCGACCTGGCGATCGAGTACGAGGTGGTGGGTCGCCTCAAGCCGGCCATCATTCTGTGCCGCGAGAAGCTCGACTCCACCACGGCCAATCTCTTCGAAGAGATCGTCGCCGACGAGGAACACCACATCGACTACCTCGAGACGCAGCTCGAGCTGATGGACAAACTCGGCGTCGAGCTCTACTCGGCGCAGTGCGTGTCACGCCCGCCGAAGTAA
- a CDS encoding carboxymuconolactone decarboxylase family protein, whose amino-acid sequence MSRIGNFPDDDVAGWIVKSPDLGTAMAAFSHAVYSDKNRLPMRVRELARAVIAHDNECVLCQNTRDADGPAAGVDEELYDHALEWKTWEGYSEQERIAAEFAHRFGTDWAKLKYDEDFWDRAREHFSDELMADLTLSCAMWVGMGRMLSTLDIGQTCKLTLPSRA is encoded by the coding sequence ATGAGCCGAATCGGAAACTTCCCCGACGACGACGTCGCGGGCTGGATCGTCAAGTCTCCTGACCTGGGAACGGCCATGGCCGCCTTCTCCCACGCGGTATACAGCGACAAGAACCGGCTGCCGATGCGGGTGCGCGAGCTCGCCCGCGCGGTGATCGCACACGACAACGAATGCGTCTTGTGTCAGAACACCCGCGACGCCGACGGCCCGGCCGCCGGTGTCGACGAAGAGCTCTACGACCACGCGCTGGAGTGGAAGACGTGGGAGGGCTACAGCGAGCAGGAGCGCATCGCCGCGGAGTTCGCCCACCGATTCGGCACCGACTGGGCGAAGCTCAAGTACGACGAGGACTTCTGGGATCGCGCGCGTGAGCACTTCTCCGACGAGCTGATGGCCGACCTGACGTTGTCGTGTGCGATGTGGGTCGGCATGGGCCGGATGCTGTCCACCCTGGACATCGGCCAGACCTGCAAGCTGACGCTGCCCAGCCGCGCATAG
- a CDS encoding enoyl-CoA hydratase/isomerase family protein has translation MTLLIDDENRVRTITLNRPDALNAFNEALYDATAEALLAAADDPEVAVVIITGAGRAFSAGQDLGDMQERITNPDFVQGAHGFPGLITALSEFPKPLICAVNGVGLGIGTTILGYADLAFMSSTARLKCPFTSLGVAPEAASSYLLPQLIGRQNAAWLLMSSEWVDAAEALRMGLVWRVSEPDELIADARKHAEVLASRPISSLIAVKQTMTEPAKPEIAAATARENAFFEKLMGAAANAEALADFHRGKS, from the coding sequence GTGACGCTCCTCATCGACGACGAGAACCGGGTCCGCACGATCACCCTCAATCGTCCGGATGCCCTCAATGCCTTCAACGAGGCGCTTTATGACGCCACCGCCGAGGCGCTCCTGGCCGCCGCCGACGATCCCGAGGTCGCCGTCGTGATCATCACCGGAGCCGGCCGGGCGTTCAGCGCCGGACAGGATCTCGGGGACATGCAGGAGCGCATCACCAACCCCGACTTCGTCCAGGGCGCCCACGGATTCCCCGGCCTGATCACCGCGCTGAGTGAGTTCCCCAAGCCGCTCATCTGCGCGGTCAACGGCGTCGGCCTCGGCATCGGCACGACGATTCTGGGCTACGCCGACCTGGCCTTCATGTCCTCGACGGCTCGTCTGAAGTGCCCGTTCACCAGCTTGGGGGTTGCCCCCGAGGCTGCCTCGTCATACCTGTTGCCGCAGTTGATCGGTCGGCAGAATGCGGCGTGGCTGTTGATGTCCTCGGAATGGGTGGATGCCGCCGAAGCATTGCGCATGGGCCTGGTCTGGCGGGTCAGTGAGCCCGACGAGCTCATCGCCGACGCCCGCAAGCACGCCGAAGTGCTTGCGTCGCGGCCGATTTCGAGCCTGATCGCGGTGAAGCAGACGATGACCGAACCGGCCAAGCCGGAGATCGCCGCGGCGACGGCGCGGGAAAACGCGTTCTTCGAGAAGTTGATGGGCGCGGCCGCCAACGCCGAGGCGCTGGCGGATTTTCACCGCGGAAAGTCCTGA
- a CDS encoding amidohydrolase family protein gives MSGDRRRFENGLNEANTEPLADFDSGFDTQLGFAVRAHCAPLLGLPEHAEPQSYWERRSELTEDQLARVFLPAAGVSDWLVDTGLPGEIAGLPEMAQASGGGVGEIVRLEQLAEQAAAAPGDYADAFRRILHERSATAVATKTVLAYRGGFDGDLSEPDPRDVAEAAARWRDGGGVRLTDRVLLRFGVHEALRLGKPLQFHVGLGDRDCDLHRTNPMLLLDFLRQSGSTPVVLLHCYPYEREAGYLAQAFNNVYLDVGLSINHLGARAEAFIGRSLELAPFRKILYSSDAFGPAELHYLGSLLWRAGIAAVLTGFVARDQWSEADAIRVVDLIARDNALRLYGL, from the coding sequence ATGTCCGGTGATCGCAGGCGTTTCGAGAACGGGCTCAACGAGGCGAACACCGAACCGCTGGCCGACTTCGACTCCGGCTTTGACACCCAACTCGGCTTCGCCGTGCGGGCTCATTGCGCGCCGTTGCTCGGCTTACCCGAACATGCTGAGCCACAGAGCTATTGGGAACGTCGCAGCGAGCTGACCGAAGACCAGCTGGCTCGGGTCTTCCTGCCCGCCGCCGGGGTCAGTGACTGGCTGGTCGACACCGGGCTGCCGGGCGAGATCGCGGGGTTGCCCGAGATGGCGCAGGCATCCGGCGGCGGGGTCGGTGAGATCGTCCGGCTCGAGCAGCTCGCCGAGCAGGCGGCCGCCGCACCCGGTGACTACGCCGACGCGTTCCGCCGAATCCTGCACGAGCGCAGTGCGACTGCGGTTGCCACCAAGACGGTGCTCGCTTACCGGGGTGGCTTCGATGGTGATCTGTCCGAGCCGGACCCGCGCGATGTCGCCGAGGCGGCGGCCCGCTGGCGCGACGGTGGGGGAGTCCGGCTGACCGACCGGGTGCTCCTGCGGTTCGGCGTGCACGAAGCGCTGCGGCTGGGCAAGCCGCTGCAATTCCATGTCGGTCTCGGTGACCGCGACTGCGATCTGCACCGAACCAATCCGATGCTGCTGCTGGACTTCCTGCGCCAGTCCGGCAGCACGCCGGTTGTGCTACTGCACTGCTACCCGTACGAACGCGAAGCCGGCTATCTGGCACAGGCCTTTAACAACGTCTATCTCGACGTCGGTCTGAGCATCAACCATCTCGGCGCCCGCGCGGAGGCATTCATCGGCCGCTCGCTGGAATTGGCCCCGTTCCGCAAGATCCTGTACTCCTCGGATGCCTTCGGCCCTGCCGAGTTGCACTACCTCGGTTCGTTGCTCTGGCGTGCGGGAATCGCCGCCGTCCTCACCGGATTCGTGGCGCGTGACCAGTGGAGCGAAGCCGACGCGATCCGGGTTGTCGACCTCATCGCGCGCGACAACGCACTGCGCCTTTACGGGCTGTGA
- a CDS encoding (2Fe-2S)-binding protein yields MYVCLCAGATSATVSEAVARGACTSKQVAAACGAGGDCGRCRRTVRAIIEQHFAAVGAARAS; encoded by the coding sequence ATGTACGTATGCCTCTGCGCGGGGGCGACCAGCGCCACGGTCAGTGAGGCCGTTGCCCGCGGGGCGTGCACGTCCAAGCAGGTCGCGGCGGCCTGCGGCGCGGGTGGTGATTGTGGCCGGTGCCGTCGCACCGTGCGGGCGATCATCGAGCAGCACTTCGCCGCCGTCGGCGCGGCGCGAGCGAGCTGA
- a CDS encoding cupin domain-containing protein, with product MIRCVRLFTGPDGGSHVQIGRLDLTSGRNDDLVSTAMASTRVTAEETASGGTLAWHTAPVRQLVVTLAGTLVFTTRDGEEFTLTPGDVLLAEDTVGSGHQWRLVGEEPWRRLYVVLADGAEVPFVRD from the coding sequence GTGATTCGCTGCGTGCGTCTGTTCACCGGACCCGATGGGGGCTCCCACGTCCAGATCGGACGCCTCGATCTGACGTCAGGACGCAACGACGACCTGGTGTCGACGGCGATGGCCTCGACCCGGGTGACGGCGGAGGAGACCGCCAGCGGTGGGACGCTGGCCTGGCATACCGCACCGGTGCGTCAGCTCGTCGTGACGCTCGCCGGGACGCTGGTGTTCACTACTCGTGACGGCGAGGAGTTCACCCTGACCCCCGGCGACGTTCTGCTGGCCGAGGACACCGTGGGCTCCGGTCATCAGTGGCGGCTGGTGGGTGAGGAGCCGTGGCGGCGGCTCTACGTCGTGCTTGCCGACGGCGCCGAGGTCCCGTTCGTCAGGGACTAG
- a CDS encoding PaaI family thioesterase — protein MLEFTVEDLSAEEIERLRAIYEPLAVSVRELVDATIRTEVDADTVAAVKADIDAATARLRSNQIDGAFGVKRTTSGQSMSWGNAVIGLRNPIAPPLDIHRDPDGRYWCDFDLGAAYEGPPGHVHGGVSALVLDHVLGEAASPDGKPRFTGSITVRYPRACPLGALHAEAQITRVDGVKTFVSGYISDAEGITVEADGVFITPRWLRD, from the coding sequence GTGCTGGAATTCACCGTCGAGGACCTGTCGGCCGAGGAGATCGAACGGCTGCGGGCGATCTATGAACCGCTGGCCGTCTCGGTGCGGGAGTTGGTCGACGCCACGATCCGCACCGAGGTCGATGCCGACACCGTCGCCGCCGTCAAGGCCGACATCGACGCCGCGACCGCCCGGCTGCGCAGCAACCAGATCGACGGCGCCTTCGGGGTCAAGCGCACCACGTCCGGACAGAGCATGAGTTGGGGCAATGCCGTGATCGGCCTGCGCAACCCGATCGCGCCGCCGCTGGACATCCACCGTGATCCCGACGGCCGGTACTGGTGCGACTTCGATCTTGGAGCGGCCTACGAGGGTCCGCCCGGGCACGTTCACGGCGGGGTGTCGGCGCTGGTCCTGGATCACGTGCTGGGGGAGGCGGCCAGCCCGGACGGCAAGCCACGCTTCACCGGCAGCATCACCGTGCGGTATCCGCGGGCCTGCCCGCTTGGGGCGCTGCATGCCGAAGCTCAGATCACCCGGGTCGACGGCGTGAAAACCTTTGTCTCCGGCTATATCTCCGACGCCGAGGGCATCACGGTGGAAGCTGACGGCGTCTTCATCACTCCGCGCTGGCTGCGCGACTGA
- a CDS encoding regulator, which yields MSTDVTEPATPPSELRIPWWTRGDLNAFFGLGFNILVNVLTLTTLMIGVVKLPADDVLGTVLPALGVALVLGNLYYTFLARRLARRENRSDVTALPYGPSVPHMFIVVFVVMLPVYLATKDPIQAWQSGLAWAFMIGVIVIIGGFVGPYIRKPTPRAAMLGTLAGISITFISMRPAAQMWEAAWIGLPVLAIILIGFFTDVKLPGNIPVGLVALLVGTAIGWIGGFMSAPDVSKAVSDIAIGIPDLRLDLLWSGLSHLAPLLGTAIPLGVYNFTEAMSNVESAAAAGDNYNLRSVLLADGAGAVIGSAFGSPFPPAVYIGHPGWKDAGGRAGYSLASGVVIGLLCFLGLFGVLAALLPVPAIVPILLYIGLLIGAQAFQAVPRLHAVAVVAALLPNLAQWASGLIDNALNAAGTSAAKVGMDALGGAGVVYDGLQTLGEGAILVGLLLGTMVTFILEKKFRYAALASVVAAALSFIGLVHAPEIAWAANPQVALGYLFFAVVCLAYSLLPGAKEPVTVDESDIVAGH from the coding sequence ATGAGCACCGACGTCACCGAGCCCGCGACACCGCCGAGCGAGCTGAGGATTCCGTGGTGGACCCGCGGTGACCTCAACGCCTTCTTCGGGCTCGGGTTCAACATTCTGGTCAACGTCCTCACTCTGACCACGCTGATGATCGGCGTGGTCAAGCTGCCCGCCGACGACGTGCTCGGCACCGTCCTGCCCGCGCTCGGCGTGGCCCTGGTGCTGGGCAACCTCTACTACACGTTCCTGGCGCGCCGGTTGGCGCGACGGGAGAACCGCAGCGACGTCACCGCTCTGCCGTACGGGCCGAGCGTGCCGCACATGTTCATCGTGGTGTTCGTCGTGATGCTGCCGGTGTATCTCGCCACCAAGGATCCGATTCAAGCCTGGCAGTCCGGTCTGGCATGGGCGTTCATGATCGGCGTCATCGTCATCATCGGCGGGTTCGTCGGGCCGTACATTCGCAAACCCACGCCGCGCGCGGCGATGCTGGGCACGCTGGCCGGAATCTCGATCACGTTCATCTCGATGCGACCTGCGGCGCAGATGTGGGAGGCCGCATGGATCGGCCTTCCGGTCTTGGCGATCATCTTGATCGGCTTCTTCACCGACGTGAAGCTGCCGGGCAACATTCCGGTCGGCCTGGTCGCGCTGTTGGTCGGCACCGCGATCGGGTGGATCGGTGGGTTCATGTCGGCGCCCGACGTGAGCAAGGCGGTCTCCGACATCGCGATCGGTATCCCCGACCTTCGCCTCGACCTGTTGTGGTCCGGCCTGTCGCATCTGGCTCCGCTGCTGGGAACCGCAATTCCGTTGGGCGTCTACAACTTCACCGAGGCGATGAGCAATGTGGAGAGTGCTGCGGCGGCCGGGGACAACTACAACCTGCGCAGCGTGTTGCTTGCCGACGGAGCCGGCGCGGTGATCGGATCGGCGTTCGGTTCACCGTTCCCGCCCGCGGTCTACATCGGCCACCCGGGCTGGAAGGACGCCGGCGGGCGGGCGGGCTACTCACTGGCCAGCGGCGTGGTGATCGGATTGCTGTGCTTCCTCGGGTTATTCGGCGTGCTGGCCGCGCTGCTGCCGGTGCCGGCAATCGTGCCGATCCTGCTCTACATCGGTCTGCTGATCGGTGCCCAGGCCTTCCAGGCGGTACCGCGGCTGCACGCGGTCGCGGTCGTCGCCGCGCTGCTACCGAACCTCGCGCAATGGGCCAGCGGGCTGATCGACAACGCGTTGAACGCGGCCGGGACGTCGGCGGCCAAGGTCGGCATGGATGCCCTCGGCGGCGCCGGTGTGGTGTACGACGGACTCCAGACCCTTGGTGAGGGCGCGATCCTGGTGGGTCTGCTGCTGGGCACGATGGTGACGTTCATCCTGGAGAAGAAGTTCCGCTACGCCGCGCTGGCGTCGGTGGTGGCCGCGGCGCTGTCGTTTATCGGCCTGGTCCACGCGCCGGAGATCGCCTGGGCCGCCAATCCTCAAGTGGCGCTGGGGTATTTGTTCTTCGCGGTGGTGTGCCTGGCGTACTCATTGCTGCCTGGCGCGAAGGAGCCGGTGACGGTCGACGAATCCGATATCGTCGCCGGGCACTAG
- a CDS encoding FkbM family methyltransferase, with amino-acid sequence MVPLPLRRVLARPPSGGRPVTLPNGMRIRHWQKIETNFLYPEIFGADSVYAKGNFIEFRPGAVIVDAGANIGMFTLFAARQCRGEAQVFAFEPIPTTFSVLAANATAANRGDYAAAMNARPGASLTVHAINRGLSDSSDEVIFQYHPNFTLWSTQDADFARQRLDRFVSDVAGMIRVLPARLGRLAVRPVVAWMGRTKTVTVSLVPLSSVIEEYRLMRIDVLKVDVEGAEVAVLQGITAQQWDLIRQVVLEVEYFATKDRVVEMLEANGFTTSWFASERERYGAVQSEVCMVYAWRAEDRP; translated from the coding sequence ATGGTCCCTCTTCCGCTCCGGCGAGTGCTGGCCAGGCCGCCGAGCGGTGGCAGGCCGGTGACGCTGCCCAACGGCATGCGCATCCGCCACTGGCAGAAGATCGAGACCAACTTCCTGTACCCGGAGATCTTCGGCGCGGACTCGGTGTACGCAAAGGGCAATTTCATCGAATTCCGCCCCGGCGCAGTGATTGTCGACGCCGGTGCGAACATCGGGATGTTCACGCTGTTCGCGGCCCGCCAATGCCGCGGCGAGGCGCAGGTCTTCGCCTTCGAGCCGATTCCGACGACCTTCTCGGTGCTCGCGGCGAACGCCACCGCCGCCAATCGGGGCGACTACGCCGCCGCGATGAACGCCCGCCCCGGCGCGTCCTTGACGGTCCATGCGATCAACCGCGGCCTGTCCGACAGCAGCGACGAGGTGATCTTCCAGTACCACCCCAACTTCACCCTGTGGAGCACGCAGGACGCCGACTTCGCACGCCAGCGGTTGGATCGGTTCGTCAGCGACGTCGCCGGAATGATCCGAGTCCTCCCTGCCCGACTCGGCCGCCTCGCGGTGCGCCCGGTCGTGGCGTGGATGGGCCGAACCAAGACCGTGACAGTGTCGCTGGTCCCGCTCTCGTCGGTCATCGAGGAGTATCGCCTGATGCGCATCGACGTGCTGAAGGTGGACGTCGAGGGCGCCGAAGTGGCGGTGCTGCAAGGGATCACCGCCCAACAGTGGGACCTGATCCGTCAGGTGGTGTTGGAGGTGGAGTACTTCGCCACCAAGGACCGCGTCGTTGAGATGCTCGAAGCGAACGGATTCACCACGTCGTGGTTCGCCAGCGAGCGCGAACGTTATGGCGCTGTGCAGAGCGAGGTGTGCATGGTCTATGCGTGGCGGGCCGAAGACCGGCCGTAG
- a CDS encoding TIGR03618 family F420-dependent PPOX class oxidoreductase produces the protein MTTLDEAVALARADRGLAVVSTVRADNTIQASLVNAGIVPHPASGEPVLAFVTYGRVKLANLRARPAVTLTFRNGWQWASVEGTAELAGPDDRPAWLESADQLRLLLREVFTACGGTHDDWDEYDRTMVEQGRVAVLVAPTRVYSNG, from the coding sequence ATGACCACCCTCGATGAGGCTGTCGCGCTGGCACGGGCTGACCGAGGTCTGGCGGTGGTGTCGACGGTGCGCGCCGACAACACCATTCAGGCGTCGTTGGTCAACGCCGGGATCGTGCCGCACCCGGCCAGTGGCGAACCGGTGCTGGCGTTCGTCACCTACGGCCGGGTGAAGCTAGCGAATCTGCGGGCTCGGCCCGCGGTGACGCTGACGTTCCGCAACGGCTGGCAGTGGGCCTCGGTGGAGGGAACCGCCGAACTCGCCGGGCCGGACGATCGGCCGGCGTGGCTGGAGTCCGCGGACCAGTTGCGGCTGCTGCTGCGCGAGGTGTTCACCGCGTGCGGTGGCACACATGACGATTGGGACGAATACGACCGGACGATGGTCGAGCAGGGTCGCGTCGCGGTATTGGTCGCGCCGACGCGCGTCTACAGCAACGGATAG
- a CDS encoding glutamine synthetase: MTSMTTPLSGAAIGQLDADGLDTVVGTFVSPSGLTHAKTVPARRLNAFADPGLGFSPVTHGFAIDRAGIAFAPGISVVGDQRIRIDLDALRVIGDGLAWAPASFFDQDGDPIPACARGTLGRIEARLAEAGLRAQVGHEIEFLLVDPDGNRLPGNLWAQYGLAGVLEYEGFVRDVTAAAASAGVGIEQFHPEYGINQFEISLTPKSPVAAADQLILARIVISRVARKYGLRVSLSPVPFAGSVGSGAHQHFSLLRGDTPVLSGGTGAQGMTAEGESAIGGVLSGLPQAQLIFCGSIVSGLRMQPGNWAGAFACWGTENREAAVRFVRGTHGNPYGANVEVKVVDPSANPYFATAAILGLALDGIDRGTAIPPETLVDPNTLSEDDRKAAGTVALSSDQAEEIAALDGSARLRGILGDPAVDVLVAVRRYEHEMYSHLDAEALTEKFRMAWSL, translated from the coding sequence ATGACTTCCATGACCACACCGCTCTCGGGCGCGGCTATCGGCCAACTCGACGCCGACGGGTTGGATACCGTCGTCGGCACTTTCGTGAGTCCCTCCGGCCTCACGCACGCCAAGACCGTTCCGGCCCGCCGGCTCAACGCCTTCGCCGATCCGGGGCTGGGCTTCAGCCCTGTCACCCACGGATTCGCCATCGACCGCGCCGGCATCGCCTTCGCGCCCGGGATCAGCGTGGTCGGTGACCAACGGATCCGCATCGACCTCGACGCGCTTCGCGTCATCGGCGACGGCCTCGCGTGGGCGCCGGCCTCCTTCTTCGATCAGGACGGCGATCCGATTCCGGCCTGCGCGCGCGGGACGCTCGGGCGTATCGAGGCACGGTTGGCCGAGGCCGGCCTGCGGGCTCAGGTCGGCCACGAGATCGAGTTCCTGCTCGTCGATCCCGATGGCAACCGTCTGCCCGGCAACCTGTGGGCGCAGTACGGATTGGCCGGCGTGCTGGAATACGAGGGCTTCGTGCGCGACGTGACCGCCGCCGCCGCGTCGGCCGGCGTCGGTATCGAGCAGTTCCATCCCGAGTACGGCATCAACCAATTCGAGATCTCACTGACCCCGAAATCGCCGGTGGCCGCCGCCGATCAGCTGATCTTGGCCCGGATCGTCATCAGCCGCGTGGCCCGTAAGTACGGGCTGCGGGTTAGCCTGTCCCCGGTACCGTTCGCCGGAAGTGTGGGTTCCGGTGCGCATCAACACTTTTCGCTGCTGCGTGGTGACACGCCGGTGTTATCCGGTGGCACCGGGGCCCAGGGCATGACCGCCGAAGGGGAGAGCGCCATCGGTGGCGTCCTCTCCGGGCTGCCACAGGCACAGCTGATCTTCTGCGGGTCGATCGTGTCCGGATTGCGGATGCAGCCCGGCAACTGGGCCGGGGCCTTCGCCTGCTGGGGCACCGAGAACCGGGAAGCGGCAGTCCGATTCGTGCGTGGTACACACGGAAACCCGTATGGCGCCAACGTCGAGGTGAAGGTCGTCGACCCGTCGGCCAACCCCTACTTTGCCACCGCCGCCATCCTCGGCCTGGCACTCGACGGCATCGACAGGGGCACGGCGATACCGCCGGAAACGCTCGTCGACCCGAACACCTTGTCCGAGGACGACCGTAAGGCCGCGGGTACGGTCGCGCTCAGCAGCGACCAGGCCGAGGAGATCGCGGCGCTCGACGGCTCGGCGCGGTTGCGGGGGATCCTCGGCGATCCGGCCGTCGACGTGCTGGTCGCCGTCCGCCGCTACGAGCACGAAATGTATTCGCATCTGGACGCCGAAGCGCTGACCGAGAAGTTCCGGATGGCCTGGAGTTTGTGA